In Vespula vulgaris chromosome 10, iyVesVulg1.1, whole genome shotgun sequence, the following are encoded in one genomic region:
- the LOC127067318 gene encoding putative histone-lysine N-methyltransferase 1 gives MKKIPIISPSSAHLKKDDYTFFVLRKKESTLECTNKYKDIFCVVRDSYANLIHKDIENGCNLNENGNTHKNKSILPVKETSELFLDTCKKTKDNDKLSYLWHDSELPVRGDTHKDKSISSVKETSELFLDTCKKTKDNDKLSYLWHDSELSICDVTKYNPTNDKKDNYENNNNSVFKVTFNFELFKIYLMRFFAINTSNNILYVDNDDKVRLVQNETEFLELWQFAKLCSKQSKGVLLLVDFINNQDDDINKNKHEVDESSGDDQENSFASNSISSENFKSKESMSEVKQQNKRQHLNRIFNLVEETNDNKLNDKDGAISLFPNLTTSAYSKILTKSFDNMKLENTTPSNITSQDVLNNVPPTWFVQYMEQLKKDIITEVSNQIMFNVMENLNKCSMRSPICTESKDANKSENQSHRLKSKCNHQRNNLLTDQRRQYKRKKRDMLVDKIYSEHVDKPLINIIKSRKKQVKKFEEKFEYNSEPNEDKEEENVHNETYNASELMSNINSAHKQNDIGEKQIEDKRNSMSPNFLPLESSKENLYNEPNIFNGTKENGGQRMNCSITEYQMLDKKYLESTTCCCGSDIENISIRSDLSSNTEICDDYNEFELISMPIKYKTNTNCHKQKSPSKTENIKNIAHKEDDDEIVTDLLTFDLLPEISPASSVICIAENHFTANSNNSTSMNKKDLNNVSTYKLGEKEDSKNEDNINEKIHDTHLSNTLKKCTNNNSTNLTDNICSLFIKKTSKSIDENTNLLHLESKHNNTNAMKIDVNSSHTSYLTTEPVNPIFSDFPIAQHNCQAQTDLNDLTQSFHSHTTSITDNGVYGISETNTSNSHDYSKHSFSDCNKSAASKKNKIREQIKKDLGNKYLENNPKKEENKNVGHIVEETTTDSMPGTAEPIHILPETLVTGAFHFASIAYGTAREAIVRIRSNSKDDRLSYMKKTPRH, from the exons GCAAATTTAATACAcaaagatattgaaaatgGATGCAACTTGAACGAGAATGGCAATACacacaaaaataaatctattttacCAGTGAAAGAAACATCAGAATTATTCTTGGATACGTGCAAGAAAACTAAAGATAATGACAAATTGTCATATTTGTGGCATGATTCTGAATTACCTGTACGTGGCGATACACACAAAGATAAATCTATCTCATCAGTAAAAGAAACATCAGAATTATTCTTGGATACGTGTAAGAAAACAAAGGATAATGACAAATTATCGTATTTGTGGCACGATTCCGAATTATCTATATGCGACGTAACAAAGTATAATCCCactaatgataaaaaagataattatgagaataataacaattcaGTTTTCAAAGTGACAtttaatttcgaattatttaagatatattta atgCGTTTCTTTGCGATAAATACGtctaacaatattttatatgtcgATAATGACGACAAAGTACGTTTGGTTCAAAATGAAACTGAATTTTTAGAATTATGGCAG TTTGCTAAATTATGCTCCAAGCAAAGCAAAGGAGTACTGTTGTTagttgattttataaataatcaggatgatgatataaataaaaataaacatgaaGTTGACGAATCATCTGGTGACGAtcaagaaaattcatttgcaAGTAATTCTATTTCATCTGAAAActttaaatcgaaagaaagcaTGAGCGAAGTAaagcaacaaaataaaaggcaacatttaaatagaatatttaatttagttGAAGAaactaatgataataaattaaatgataaggATGGAgctatttctttgtttccaaATTTAACTACATCAGCATATTCAAAGATCCTTACAAAAAGTTTTGATAATATGAAGCTAGAAAATACAACACCTTCAAACATAACTAGCCAGGATGTTCTCAATAATGTTCCACCGACATGGTTTGTACAATATATGGAACAG ttaaaaaaggatataataaCAGAAGTTTCTAATCAAATCATGTTTAACGTAatggaaaatttaaataagtgTTCTATGAGGTCACCGATTTGCACAGAATCTAAGGATGCAAATAAATCTGAAAATCAATCTCATCGTCTGAAATCAAAGTGTAATCaccaaagaaataatttacttaCAGATCAAAGAAGAcaatataaaaggaagaaaagggacATGCTAGTCGACAAGATTTATTCTGAACATGTAGATAAACCACTTATAAACATTATCAAAAGCAGAAAGAAACAAGtgaaaaaattcgaagaaaagtttGAATATAACAGTGAACCTAACGAAGACAAAGAGGAGGAAAATGTTCATAACGAAACCTATAATGCGTCAGAATTAATGAGCAATATAAATAGTGCTCATAAGCAAAATGATATTGGCGAAAAGCAGATTGAAGATAAACGTAATTCTATGTCTCCAAATTTTCTTCCATTAGAatcttcaaaagaaaatttgtataatgaACCAAACATATTCAATGGGACAAAAGAAAATGGTGGACAAAGAATGAATTGTTCTATCACTGAATATCAAATGttggataaaaaatatcttgaaaGTACAACTTGTTGTTGTGGATCTGACATAGAGAATATCAGTATACGTTCTGACCTAAGCAGTAACACAGAGATCTGTGATGACTATAAtgaatttgaattaatttcaatgccaataaaatacaaaaccAATACAAATTGTCACAAACAAAAAAGTCCATCAAAAACTGAGAACATAAAAAACATTGCCCATAAagaggatgatgatgaaatTGTTACTGATCTTTTAACTTTTGATTTACTTCCAGAAATATCACCTGCATCTTCAGTCATTTGCATTGCTGAGAATCATTTTACAGCtaattcgaataattctaCTTCTATGAATAAGAAGGATTTAAATAATGTTAGTACTTACAAATTgggtgaaaaagaagattctaAAAATGAGgataatatcaatgaaaaaatacatgaTACACATTTATCaaatactttaaaaaaatgtacgaaCAATAACTCAACAAATCTAACAGATAATATTTGTTCCctgtttataaaaaagacaTCAAAATCAATAGATGAGAATACAAATTTACTGCATTTAGAATCCAAACATAACAATACAAATGCCATGAAGATTGATGTAAACAGTTCTCATACTAGTTATTTGACAACAGAACCAGTAAATCcaattttttcagattttccGATAGCACAGCACAATTGTCAAGCCCAAACAGATTTAAACGATTTAACACAGAGTTTTCATTCTCATACTACTTCGATTACAGACAATGGTGTTTATGGTATAAGTGAGACAAATACTAGTAACAGTCATGATTATTCAAAACATAGTTTTTCTGATTGCAATAAATCTGCAgcttcaaaaaaaaacaaaatacgtGAGCAAATAAAGAAAGACTTAGGTAATAAATATCTGGAGAACAatccaaagaaagaagagaataaaaatgttggACATATAGTTGAGGAAACTACCACCGATTCAATGCCAGGAACTGCAGAACCTATTCATATTTTGCCAGAAACATTGGTAACTGGTGCTTTCCATTTTGCTTCTATTGCATATGGAACAGCTCGTGAAGCAATTGTTAGAATTCGTTCAAATTCG AAAGACGATCGATTATCGTATATGAAAAAGACTCCTCGGCATTAA